Proteins from a genomic interval of Desulfovulcanus ferrireducens:
- a CDS encoding CinA family protein — translation MVEESRVLLLAELLVRKKWTLSTAESCTGGLLGHTLTNIPGSSNWYVGGVITYANEMKISLLNVEAEVIEKYGAVSEACVLQMVRGVCNLANSQVGVAISGIAGPGGGTEDKPVGTVFMAWQVGNRHWAKRFNFSGDRQEVKLQSVQQAIEGLVSGLMCK, via the coding sequence ATGGTTGAAGAAAGCAGGGTATTGCTTTTGGCTGAACTTTTAGTCCGTAAAAAGTGGACTCTGTCCACGGCTGAATCTTGTACAGGTGGACTCTTGGGTCACACCCTGACCAATATCCCTGGTAGCTCAAACTGGTATGTCGGCGGGGTTATTACTTATGCCAATGAAATGAAGATTTCTCTTTTAAATGTAGAAGCCGAGGTTATTGAAAAATATGGCGCTGTAAGTGAAGCCTGTGTGCTCCAGATGGTGCGTGGAGTATGCAACCTAGCCAACTCTCAGGTAGGGGTAGCCATTTCAGGCATTGCCGGGCCAGGCGGAGGAACAGAAGATAAACCAGTAGGTACAGTGTTTATGGCCTGGCAGGTAGGAAATAGACATTGGGCGAAAAGGTTTAACTTTTCCGGAGACAGGCAGGAGGTTAAGTTACAAAGTGTGCAACAGGCCATTGAAGGGTTGGTAAGTGGGTTGATGTGTAAGTAA
- the thpR gene encoding RNA 2',3'-cyclic phosphodiesterase: protein MRLFIGISVPEAYQQKLQEVQDKWKNRFKSRLSWTKKGNWHLTLKFLGEVEEADLQGIKNALDKIHLRSAWLKGGQAGYFASRNGIRVLWLGLSGEVGVLEDWAREIEEEFYALGFSKENRPFHPHLTIARVKRFSDHDPWTEFREYVSGLEWPDFKVQRINLWQSKLTPNGPVYKLVYSIKG from the coding sequence ATGCGTTTGTTTATTGGTATTTCGGTACCCGAAGCATATCAACAAAAGCTGCAGGAAGTTCAGGACAAGTGGAAAAACCGTTTTAAATCCAGACTATCCTGGACCAAGAAAGGCAATTGGCATTTGACGTTGAAGTTTTTAGGAGAGGTAGAAGAGGCAGACCTGCAGGGGATAAAGAATGCCCTTGATAAGATTCATCTTCGTTCGGCCTGGTTAAAGGGTGGGCAAGCAGGATATTTTGCCAGTAGAAATGGAATTCGAGTGCTTTGGCTGGGGCTTTCAGGTGAAGTAGGTGTGCTTGAAGACTGGGCCAGAGAAATTGAAGAAGAGTTTTATGCTCTAGGTTTTAGTAAAGAGAACAGGCCGTTTCATCCTCATTTGACCATCGCCCGCGTGAAAAGGTTTTCGGATCATGATCCCTGGACCGAGTTTAGGGAATATGTTTCCGGACTTGAGTGGCCTGACTTCAAGGTACAGAGGATAAATTTGTGGCAGAGCAAGTTAACTCCCAATGGGCCTGTGTATAAACTGGTCTATTCGATTAAAGGTTAA
- a CDS encoding universal stress protein: MFKKILLATHGTPGAQKAEDLALSWAEKSKAQLYVLSIINSDWQFMTGDDWLNTSATRNRFAQYVENEINSEIDKLWDRLKQKFNHLPTEYIRKAGKLEEVLAQVAEDINADVAIIGAYQKKQAPGFKARLTNKDLHPIMPCPLVIAV; encoded by the coding sequence ATGTTTAAAAAAATTCTCTTAGCCACACACGGTACGCCTGGTGCACAAAAGGCTGAAGACCTGGCCTTAAGTTGGGCAGAAAAAAGTAAGGCCCAACTCTATGTTTTGAGTATTATTAACAGTGACTGGCAGTTTATGACGGGTGATGATTGGCTAAATACCTCTGCTACGCGTAATCGTTTTGCCCAGTATGTCGAAAATGAGATAAACTCGGAGATTGACAAGCTATGGGACAGGCTAAAACAAAAGTTTAACCATCTGCCAACTGAATATATACGAAAAGCGGGCAAATTAGAAGAAGTACTGGCCCAAGTCGCCGAAGATATTAATGCAGACGTGGCAATAATCGGTGCTTATCAAAAAAAACAGGCACCTGGATTTAAGGCCAGACTAACAAACAAGGATCTTCATCCTATAATGCCATGTCCTCTGGTCATCGCTGTCTAA
- a CDS encoding c-type heme family protein has product MTFFKSKKIQTKFICGLTLIMLSVGFFLAATLYFHLKSLLTSEVQQKAHLVFAQVDAVQNYVRRTLRPLMYELLPNKFLLQAMSTSYVSRQIMENMNLINEDFYYRRVAINARNPKFEANTIELELINHFRNSSESDWEGYKKINGNEYYLMARPVRFEESCMRCHGHPLDAPKEILNIYGSKRGFGHKVGELAGLDAVGIPVQSAVTHIREASVSYALMVFAGGIFFFAVVNVLFNRLVVHNLRRILDIFKTYFDYDYKQKKLIENIEVDDEIDEIIYATEDLAQHLRKARKELQNYAQNLERMVKERTKELAQEAEERRLDVNLFVELLSRLNVSLSRADLLSASMELIGKRFQVDQVTYICSIASHFFYSWPEKDKPPRLPKNWEMLVAQNQPVFAEDHCYIPVLSGEAAWGLLCLFWNQPVRISRQMQSVLLALGQQLAIAIENLQALDELLKQKTMLQSIFEGISDPLLLLDGNGSIIMKNSAADKVVHLFEVSHKKPSLKTIVLEQAALLKEQGRDHDLPLSKELTVDSRIFVFNFYPLKGADRIVLYVRDVTKEKNMLVKMQQSEKMIAVGRLAAGLAHEINNPLGVILCYAQILRGSLEDEQQIKDLSVIIKHTKMAQKVLQDLLNFARPKQAKNTEIDLEEVISGLISVFKVQADMRKVEFTAHIVKPLPLIVADRTALEQVLTNLFLNSLDAVPSGTGRIELRVDIDKESNRIVLSVRDNGPGIELEEKAKIFDPFYTTKEPGKGTGLGLAVVYTLVEEMGGEIRVRNDNGAVFEVLFNCVC; this is encoded by the coding sequence ATGACTTTTTTTAAGTCTAAAAAGATACAGACCAAGTTTATATGCGGATTGACCTTAATCATGTTGAGCGTTGGGTTTTTTTTAGCTGCTACTCTTTATTTTCACTTAAAAAGCTTGCTAACATCCGAGGTTCAGCAAAAGGCACATCTTGTATTTGCCCAGGTTGATGCTGTCCAAAACTATGTTCGCCGTACACTCAGACCCCTGATGTATGAACTTTTGCCTAACAAGTTTTTACTTCAGGCCATGTCTACATCTTATGTTTCCCGCCAGATTATGGAGAACATGAATTTAATTAATGAGGATTTTTATTATCGCCGAGTGGCCATTAATGCCAGGAATCCAAAATTTGAGGCCAACACCATTGAACTTGAGTTAATTAATCATTTTCGGAATAGTTCTGAAAGTGATTGGGAGGGATACAAAAAGATTAATGGAAATGAGTATTATTTAATGGCCAGACCGGTCAGGTTTGAAGAGAGCTGCATGCGCTGCCATGGTCATCCCCTGGATGCTCCAAAGGAGATATTAAATATTTATGGTTCCAAAAGAGGTTTTGGACATAAAGTCGGGGAACTTGCTGGGCTGGATGCTGTTGGAATTCCTGTTCAATCAGCTGTAACGCATATTCGTGAGGCCTCTGTTTCATACGCGTTGATGGTCTTTGCCGGTGGCATTTTTTTCTTTGCCGTAGTCAATGTCTTGTTTAATCGTCTGGTTGTACATAACTTACGAAGAATACTTGATATTTTTAAAACCTATTTTGACTATGATTACAAGCAAAAGAAACTAATAGAAAATATTGAAGTGGACGATGAAATTGATGAAATTATTTATGCTACTGAGGATTTAGCCCAGCATTTGAGAAAGGCCAGAAAAGAATTACAAAACTATGCTCAGAACCTGGAAAGGATGGTCAAGGAGCGGACCAAGGAATTGGCCCAGGAAGCTGAGGAAAGAAGGTTAGATGTAAATTTATTTGTCGAGCTTTTGTCGAGGTTGAATGTAAGCTTGAGTAGGGCGGATTTACTTTCTGCTTCCATGGAACTTATAGGCAAGCGTTTCCAGGTGGACCAGGTAACCTATATTTGTTCAATCGCCAGCCATTTTTTCTATTCCTGGCCAGAAAAGGATAAGCCTCCCAGGCTACCCAAGAATTGGGAAATGCTGGTGGCTCAGAACCAGCCTGTGTTCGCTGAGGATCATTGTTATATCCCTGTTCTATCCGGTGAGGCAGCCTGGGGGCTTTTGTGTCTTTTTTGGAACCAACCGGTGCGGATTTCAAGACAGATGCAGTCAGTACTCCTGGCCCTGGGTCAGCAATTGGCTATTGCTATTGAGAACCTCCAGGCACTTGATGAACTGCTTAAACAAAAAACCATGCTGCAATCAATTTTTGAAGGGATTTCTGATCCTCTGTTGCTCCTTGATGGTAACGGTTCGATAATAATGAAAAATTCTGCGGCAGATAAAGTCGTTCACCTTTTTGAAGTCTCTCATAAGAAGCCATCGTTGAAAACTATTGTTCTTGAACAGGCTGCTTTACTTAAAGAACAAGGGAGGGACCATGATCTTCCCTTAAGTAAAGAGTTAACAGTTGATTCTAGAATTTTTGTATTTAATTTTTATCCTTTAAAAGGTGCTGATAGAATTGTGCTGTATGTGCGCGATGTTACCAAGGAAAAAAATATGCTCGTTAAGATGCAGCAATCAGAAAAGATGATTGCCGTGGGTAGACTAGCTGCAGGATTGGCCCATGAGATTAATAACCCTCTGGGAGTAATTTTATGCTATGCTCAAATATTGAGAGGCAGCCTTGAAGATGAGCAGCAGATTAAAGATCTGAGCGTGATTATTAAACATACTAAAATGGCCCAGAAAGTTTTACAGGATTTACTTAACTTTGCCAGGCCCAAACAAGCGAAAAATACCGAGATTGACCTGGAAGAAGTGATTTCAGGGTTAATATCTGTGTTTAAAGTGCAGGCTGATATGCGCAAGGTGGAGTTCACCGCGCATATAGTTAAACCTTTACCTTTAATTGTCGCTGATAGAACAGCCCTCGAACAGGTTTTAACCAATTTGTTTTTAAACAGTTTGGATGCTGTTCCGTCAGGCACCGGGCGAATTGAGCTCAGGGTTGATATTGATAAAGAAAGTAATCGCATTGTGCTCAGTGTAAGGGATAACGGGCCAGGCATTGAGCTAGAGGAAAAGGCAAAGATCTTTGATCCCTTTTATACGACAAAAGAGCCAGGCAAGGGAACAGGACTTGGACTGGCTGTTGTTTATACCCTGGTTGAGGAAATGGGTGGAGAAATCAGGGTTAGAAATGACAATGGAGCTGTTTTTGAAGTGCTGTTTAATTGTGTTTGTTAA
- a CDS encoding sigma-54-dependent transcriptional regulator: MEKKFGVLIVDDQEDFAHGLCRLIGSQYPDLVCFAVRSGDEALDILERESIALMITDLRMPEMDGLQLLDRTLEIEPTVSVVLLTGYGSVETAVQALKAGAYDFLTKPIDQDLLFRVVEKGVERSRLLRENFRLKSLAGECELDQVIIGQSKSVQRLKETICAVAGSDYTVLILGESGVGKELVAKMVHKLSPRANKPLVSVNCPAIPSELLESELFGHVKGAFTGANRNRKGLFLAANGGSILLDEIGDISPQIQTKLLRVLQDQEIRPVGSSTAHKVNVRILASTNQDLESKIKDNSFREDLYYRLNVLTIEVPPLRERKEDIPLLAQHFVLKTCQELNIPPKEISPEVMAWLSIQEWPGNIRELINFVRRLVVFSSRDTIDMPVLSLVTKGNGEKSIELKPYKQAKAEVIDNFTRNYVTVLMRKTKGNISEAARMSGLERVSLQKILKRLNINAQEFKQ; this comes from the coding sequence ATGGAAAAAAAGTTTGGTGTTTTAATCGTTGATGATCAAGAAGATTTTGCACACGGTCTGTGTAGGTTGATTGGAAGCCAGTACCCTGATCTGGTTTGTTTTGCTGTAAGATCAGGAGATGAGGCATTGGATATTCTGGAGAGAGAGTCTATTGCCCTGATGATAACAGACCTACGCATGCCGGAAATGGATGGATTACAGCTTCTGGACAGAACTCTGGAGATTGAACCGACTGTCAGTGTGGTCTTACTCACAGGATACGGCAGCGTGGAGACTGCTGTACAGGCTTTGAAGGCAGGTGCTTATGATTTTTTGACCAAACCCATTGATCAAGATCTGCTGTTTCGGGTTGTGGAAAAGGGGGTGGAGCGTAGCAGGCTGCTCAGGGAGAATTTTCGTCTGAAATCTCTGGCTGGAGAATGTGAACTGGACCAGGTCATAATAGGTCAGAGTAAAAGTGTTCAGAGGTTAAAGGAAACAATCTGTGCTGTAGCAGGATCTGACTATACAGTACTTATTCTGGGTGAATCCGGTGTAGGTAAGGAATTAGTGGCCAAAATGGTACATAAATTGAGTCCACGGGCCAATAAGCCACTTGTTAGTGTCAACTGTCCTGCTATCCCTAGTGAACTCTTGGAAAGTGAGCTCTTTGGTCATGTTAAAGGTGCATTTACCGGCGCAAACAGAAACAGGAAAGGGCTGTTTCTGGCAGCCAATGGGGGAAGTATCCTTCTTGATGAAATTGGGGATATTTCACCACAAATCCAGACCAAATTATTGCGGGTCTTGCAGGATCAGGAAATCAGGCCAGTAGGTTCGTCTACAGCCCACAAGGTGAATGTACGTATTCTGGCCTCTACCAATCAGGATTTGGAAAGCAAGATAAAAGATAATAGTTTTCGCGAGGACTTGTATTATCGTTTGAATGTATTGACTATTGAGGTACCTCCTTTGCGAGAGAGAAAAGAAGACATTCCTCTTCTGGCCCAGCACTTTGTTTTAAAAACATGCCAGGAGTTAAATATTCCGCCCAAAGAGATCAGTCCGGAAGTTATGGCCTGGCTCAGTATCCAGGAATGGCCCGGGAATATTCGCGAACTGATCAACTTTGTCAGACGTCTGGTTGTCTTTTCAAGCAGGGATACCATTGATATGCCGGTTTTGTCCCTGGTAACTAAAGGAAACGGGGAAAAATCCATAGAATTGAAACCCTATAAACAGGCCAAGGCCGAGGTTATAGATAATTTTACGCGCAATTATGTCACAGTGCTCATGCGCAAGACAAAAGGCAATATCTCTGAGGCAGCAAGAATGAGTGGATTGGAAAGGGTTTCCTTACAAAAAATTTTAAAGAGACTAAATATTAATGCCCAGGAGTTTAAACAGTGA
- a CDS encoding putative sulfate exporter family transporter produces MANGQVGRPSNGPLWIISIIMLGYAFLVKAGVLDGIMHSLHTHKSADLQFILSIVGGVLGVAAAVLRQARKDKPMTNFDTFVLETIPGILFILILAMAIRWYAEPVVKIISNNLVPVIGFKIHKVLNLNYVVLGILVGIIITNTWGIPNFAASGVKTARFVLKMGVILLGARYSFAELAKLGMVSVWMIGFFVLGTVFFVLWLGHIFRQPKSMTGVLSAGMGVCGVSATVACAPVVRAKCSEMAYTIGTILGWGVLCMFAFPTIGKIVGMNPTQFGAWAGTGILNSAQVAAACLAFNAVDIHTLKVGEIFNITRVLFLPIIVLVLATWYGKSEGTKLSFKEVVIDKFPIFVLGFLLLFFLSSLGLFSPPSHYKGKYLDFSYNKRTEVTAEELAVIGEAVKAGVPGLTAAEKEALEDLYKQRQIAGDYKDRNNKKVFDAKARKRMEALQSILAKAKAKQISISKELKSAIKHAVKQVHKKSKTIVVLTDAMIWFFAYGLIGLGMQITKKALAQAGGWPLVMGAISGTAKAVLSFIVVMFFVKDVVLK; encoded by the coding sequence ATGGCAAACGGTCAAGTTGGTCGTCCCAGCAATGGTCCTTTGTGGATCATCAGTATCATTATGCTGGGCTATGCGTTTTTGGTCAAAGCCGGCGTTCTCGATGGGATCATGCACAGCCTGCACACTCATAAAAGTGCTGATCTGCAATTTATTTTAAGCATCGTCGGCGGTGTTTTGGGTGTTGCTGCTGCCGTACTGCGTCAGGCCAGAAAAGATAAGCCAATGACAAATTTTGATACCTTTGTCCTGGAAACAATTCCAGGCATACTTTTTATCTTGATTCTGGCCATGGCTATTCGCTGGTACGCAGAGCCAGTTGTTAAAATTATCAGTAACAACCTGGTTCCGGTTATTGGCTTCAAGATCCACAAGGTACTCAACCTGAACTATGTTGTATTGGGTATCCTGGTCGGTATTATTATCACTAACACTTGGGGAATTCCCAACTTTGCGGCCTCAGGCGTTAAAACAGCCCGGTTCGTTCTGAAGATGGGTGTTATCCTCTTGGGTGCCCGTTATTCTTTCGCTGAATTGGCCAAGCTGGGTATGGTTTCCGTCTGGATGATCGGTTTTTTTGTATTGGGCACTGTTTTCTTTGTTCTCTGGCTTGGACACATTTTCCGTCAGCCTAAGTCTATGACTGGAGTTCTTTCTGCGGGTATGGGCGTATGTGGTGTTTCCGCAACTGTAGCCTGTGCTCCTGTTGTCCGGGCCAAGTGTTCAGAGATGGCCTATACAATAGGTACTATTCTTGGTTGGGGTGTCCTTTGTATGTTTGCTTTCCCAACCATTGGTAAGATCGTGGGTATGAACCCCACCCAGTTCGGTGCTTGGGCCGGAACAGGTATCCTGAACTCCGCCCAGGTAGCTGCTGCTTGCTTGGCTTTTAATGCTGTTGATATTCACACCTTGAAAGTGGGTGAAATTTTCAACATTACACGCGTTTTGTTCTTGCCCATTATTGTTTTGGTACTGGCCACCTGGTATGGTAAAAGCGAAGGCACCAAGCTTTCTTTTAAAGAAGTTGTCATTGATAAGTTCCCTATCTTCGTACTTGGTTTCTTGCTCTTATTCTTCCTCTCCTCTTTAGGTTTATTCAGCCCTCCAAGCCACTATAAGGGTAAATACCTGGATTTCAGCTATAATAAGAGAACTGAGGTCACAGCAGAAGAATTGGCTGTCATTGGTGAAGCTGTAAAAGCAGGCGTTCCAGGACTAACTGCGGCAGAAAAGGAAGCACTGGAAGATCTTTACAAACAGAGACAAATTGCTGGTGACTACAAAGACAGGAACAATAAAAAAGTATTTGATGCCAAAGCCCGCAAGAGAATGGAAGCCTTGCAATCAATCTTAGCAAAGGCCAAGGCTAAACAAATCTCAATCTCCAAAGAGCTAAAAAGTGCTATTAAACACGCGGTAAAACAGGTACATAAAAAATCCAAGACCATTGTTGTTCTTACTGATGCCATGATTTGGTTCTTTGCCTACGGTCTTATTGGTCTGGGCATGCAAATTACCAAGAAAGCCCTGGCGCAAGCTGGTGGATGGCCACTGGTCATGGGTGCCATTTCCGGTACCGCCAAGGCAGTACTGTCCTTTATCGTGGTCATGTTCTTTGTAAAGGATGTTGTCTTAAAGTAA